The following coding sequences lie in one Peribacillus frigoritolerans genomic window:
- a CDS encoding response regulator transcription factor — protein sequence MKSIKLMIYGGQGGLEGIIEKEADIKVIGITGNEVDLLDSDHRPSVMPDAILIDARSSGKYGQEVMPILKEKHPFTPFVIFTAYSEDHYLIEAICHGAAGYVLQGGGMKQVLSAIRQCANGQIVYPASIKSILMKKLQQDVERLPVTLDKAIEKLGAFSKREYELLILLTQGETNQQISKKLFLSIGTVKNYISRIYRKLNVNNRPELMALLYSFQNSGMKG from the coding sequence ATGAAGTCGATTAAGCTAATGATATATGGTGGTCAGGGAGGACTTGAGGGAATCATTGAAAAAGAAGCTGATATTAAGGTCATAGGGATCACTGGAAACGAAGTGGACCTTCTTGATTCTGATCATAGACCATCAGTCATGCCAGATGCCATTCTTATTGATGCCCGGTCATCAGGGAAGTATGGACAGGAAGTCATGCCAATTCTAAAGGAAAAACACCCATTTACTCCTTTCGTCATTTTTACTGCCTATTCAGAAGATCATTATCTTATCGAAGCGATATGCCATGGTGCAGCAGGTTATGTGTTACAGGGTGGGGGAATGAAACAAGTGCTGTCGGCAATCCGTCAATGTGCCAATGGTCAAATAGTCTATCCTGCCTCAATAAAATCAATATTAATGAAGAAGCTGCAGCAGGATGTTGAAAGATTACCAGTAACTTTGGATAAGGCAATCGAAAAATTAGGAGCCTTTTCCAAGCGTGAGTATGAACTGCTTATCCTGCTAACCCAAGGGGAAACGAATCAGCAAATTTCAAAAAAGCTTTTTCTATCCATCGGCACGGTAAAAAACTATATAAGCCGGATTTACAGAAAACTGAATGTTAATAATCGACCGGAGCTTATGGCGCTTTTGTATAGCTTTCAAAATAGCGGGATGAAGGGATAA
- a CDS encoding M48 family metallopeptidase produces MVRKWAGRAILLYILYAAAMYWYIFYGADTSIPEALRGTAADPATFLNARELKLSEEYSGLRNFIFFVSTPYEWLLYFFILLFGLSKAFEKSSMAVSRWKAIRTGIYLFWLSVISYLALFPISFIGYRMSKSYHISTQSFTSWMKDGVIEFWVNFGMMFIIVSVLYWLMKKSVKKWWLYAWMLSIPFTLFLMFVQPVVIDPLYNEFYPLKNKELETEILALASQAEIPAEHVYEVNMAEKTNALNAYVTGIGSNSRIVLWDTTLNKLKEDEILFIMAHEMAHYVEKHIYIGIAGYLGLTLIGLWLTSKIMNFIIRRWGHLLKVRSVDSISSLPLFLLITSVLLFASSPLSNYVSRYQETRADRYAIEMTGDKESAITTFQELTRSGLSQVNPPFLVKWLRYSHPTMLERISTVENADTKGD; encoded by the coding sequence ATGGTCAGAAAATGGGCTGGCAGAGCGATTCTATTATATATCCTTTATGCAGCAGCGATGTATTGGTATATTTTTTATGGAGCTGATACCTCCATTCCCGAAGCTTTGCGTGGAACTGCAGCAGATCCTGCAACATTCCTGAATGCAAGGGAACTAAAGCTTAGCGAAGAATATTCAGGACTGCGGAATTTTATTTTTTTCGTATCCACGCCATATGAATGGCTGCTGTATTTCTTCATTTTACTATTTGGTTTATCAAAAGCATTTGAAAAGTCGTCAATGGCAGTCTCGAGGTGGAAAGCGATCAGAACGGGCATTTACTTATTCTGGCTTTCCGTTATTTCTTACCTGGCACTGTTTCCAATCAGTTTCATTGGATATCGGATGAGCAAAAGTTACCATATAAGTACACAAAGTTTCACCTCGTGGATGAAGGATGGAGTCATCGAATTCTGGGTGAATTTTGGGATGATGTTCATCATCGTTTCCGTTTTATATTGGTTAATGAAGAAAAGTGTGAAGAAGTGGTGGCTCTATGCCTGGATGTTGTCCATTCCATTTACCTTGTTCCTGATGTTTGTTCAGCCTGTAGTGATTGATCCGCTGTACAATGAATTCTATCCGCTCAAAAATAAAGAGCTGGAAACGGAAATATTGGCACTTGCCTCACAGGCTGAAATTCCAGCTGAACACGTGTATGAAGTAAATATGGCGGAAAAGACAAATGCCTTGAATGCATACGTGACCGGCATAGGTTCCAACTCAAGAATAGTTCTTTGGGATACGACCCTGAACAAACTGAAGGAAGATGAAATCCTTTTTATCATGGCACATGAAATGGCTCATTATGTGGAAAAGCACATTTATATAGGGATTGCCGGTTATTTAGGACTGACTTTAATCGGTTTGTGGCTGACATCGAAAATCATGAATTTTATCATTAGACGCTGGGGCCATCTGTTAAAGGTTCGTTCGGTTGACAGCATATCATCCCTTCCATTATTTCTCTTGATAACGTCTGTGCTGCTCTTTGCTTCGAGTCCGCTGTCCAATTATGTTTCCAGATATCAAGAAACAAGGGCTGACCGTTACGCCATTGAAATGACCGGGGATAAAGAATCAGCAATCACGACGTTCCAGGAACTCACGAGGTCGGGTTTGAGTCAGGTCAACCCGCCATTCCTGGTTAAATGGCTGCGGTATTCCCATCCGACCATGCTCGAACGGATTTCAACGGTTGAAAATGCAGATACAAAGGGTGATTGA
- a CDS encoding YitT family protein codes for MYNVLFITIGSVLVAVAYNLFLIPHLILSSGLSGLAIMFGIITPVNTGILNFLMNLPLLILGYLKLGRRFITYTILSVVVISVSLYLIPVHGISTEPILSSLFGGIISGFGIGIIFRASGSSGGFDIIAMLLAKKSDFPLGTLLSVMNGVVVVISGFIFGWDAALYTLISIYAAGKVIDTIHSNHIKLTLMIVTKKSDEMKTKLLTNLYRGITVMDGEGAYSGEKSKVMMTVITRYQLTDVKTMIKEVDPNAFVNITETSEVMGMFHKE; via the coding sequence ATGTATAATGTACTTTTCATCACTATAGGCTCAGTGCTTGTGGCAGTGGCCTACAACTTATTTTTGATACCACATTTAATTTTAAGCAGCGGACTTAGTGGACTTGCGATCATGTTCGGAATCATCACCCCAGTCAACACAGGGATATTGAATTTTCTGATGAACCTGCCATTGCTGATTCTTGGATACCTGAAATTAGGGAGACGTTTTATCACATATACGATATTATCAGTTGTCGTGATTTCCGTCAGTTTATATCTCATTCCAGTTCACGGAATATCCACTGAACCGATTTTGTCTTCTTTATTTGGCGGAATCATATCGGGATTCGGCATAGGCATCATCTTTCGTGCTTCGGGGTCTTCGGGCGGCTTTGATATCATTGCCATGCTGTTGGCTAAGAAGAGCGACTTTCCACTTGGTACATTGCTTTCGGTGATGAATGGAGTTGTGGTGGTTATCTCAGGCTTCATCTTCGGTTGGGATGCCGCATTATATACGCTGATTTCCATTTATGCAGCAGGAAAGGTGATCGATACGATCCATTCCAATCACATTAAATTAACATTGATGATCGTGACCAAAAAGAGTGACGAAATGAAAACGAAGCTCCTGACCAACCTATATCGTGGTATTACAGTCATGGATGGTGAAGGTGCATATTCAGGAGAAAAGAGTAAAGTAATGATGACAGTCATTACACGTTATCAGTTAACCGATGTAAAAACGATGATAAAAGAAGTTGATCCGAATGCTTTTGTCAATATTACCGAAACATCCGAGGTCATGGGGATGTTTCATAAAGAGTGA
- a CDS encoding IDEAL domain-containing protein gives MKNEKSYSESVKSLSMSEMKNDAVVQEMLIDMIIQEAVLTTKKNILAKQIDEALDKKNKPLFLKLSSEMNVLLKQFGN, from the coding sequence TTGAAAAATGAAAAATCTTATTCAGAGTCAGTGAAGTCCTTATCAATGAGCGAAATGAAAAACGATGCCGTGGTTCAGGAAATGTTAATTGATATGATTATTCAGGAAGCCGTCCTTACTACCAAAAAGAATATCCTTGCAAAACAGATCGATGAAGCCTTGGATAAGAAAAACAAACCTTTATTCTTAAAACTAAGTTCTGAAATGAACGTTTTACTAAAACAGTTTGGAAATTAA
- a CDS encoding competence protein ComK codes for MKENNQGIIEEYEITPHTLMVSPINYGSKIYARIVEMEDEFISPFKPLEIIKKSCEFFGSSYEGRKQGTKQLINITHKAPIAIDPTSSIFFFPTTSPLRPQCIWLSHEHVVSYDRLDSKHTTITFRNRQTIDIAVSCSSFENQLHRTSFLKTKLIQRIEETKRKSFYLFTEANGVKASEVLSKYIPR; via the coding sequence ATGAAGGAAAACAATCAGGGAATCATCGAGGAATATGAAATCACGCCACATACATTAATGGTTTCGCCAATCAATTACGGCAGTAAAATATATGCCCGTATCGTTGAAATGGAGGACGAGTTCATATCCCCGTTTAAACCTTTGGAAATAATAAAGAAAAGCTGTGAGTTCTTCGGGTCAAGTTATGAAGGACGCAAGCAAGGCACAAAACAGCTTATAAACATCACACATAAAGCGCCTATTGCGATCGATCCGACCAGTTCGATTTTCTTCTTTCCCACTACATCTCCGTTGCGTCCTCAATGCATCTGGTTATCACATGAGCATGTGGTATCCTATGACCGCCTGGATTCCAAACATACTACCATCACATTCAGGAATAGACAAACCATCGATATAGCAGTATCATGCAGTTCTTTCGAAAACCAGCTGCACCGGACTTCTTTTTTAAAAACGAAATTGATCCAGAGGATTGAGGAAACAAAGAGGAAATCATTCTATCTGTTCACCGAAGCAAATGGGGTCAAGGCTTCAGAGGTACTGTCAAAGTATATACCGCGTTAA
- a CDS encoding DUF3006 domain-containing protein, with translation MVQGIIDRFEGKIAVVEIDGGDMKDFPKSALPKGAKVGDMLIIDGDTITISKEGTEKLRKEIDDLMDELFED, from the coding sequence ATGGTACAAGGAATTATTGACCGCTTCGAAGGAAAGATCGCTGTCGTTGAAATCGATGGTGGTGACATGAAGGATTTTCCTAAAAGCGCTCTCCCAAAGGGAGCAAAAGTAGGAGATATGCTGATTATCGATGGTGATACCATCACCATTTCCAAAGAGGGCACTGAGAAGTTAAGAAAAGAAATTGACGATCTAATGGATGAATTATTTGAAGATTAA
- a CDS encoding ComEC/Rec2 family competence protein, which yields MKKINILLVAVLVLSLFTGLKTTEAASNVKVHFINVGQGDSILIQTGNENVLIDGGGKGKGDEVVAYLKKQKVKTLNALVSTHPDADHVGGLAYVIKSLNVKSVYAPKVSHTTQAYKDFLTAVKQKKLTIKKAQTGVEINTKAKDNSLKFIAPVKEYAKSDLNNWSAVLLLKHDKKTFLFTGDAEEKSETDMLAKKLVPSVDVLKVGHHGAKTSTSSAFINKTKPKYAVISVGKNGYGHPTSTVIKRLNSVKAKTYRTDKSGNIIFTSTGQKITVKTVK from the coding sequence ATGAAAAAAATAAATATTCTACTGGTTGCTGTTCTTGTTTTGTCTTTATTTACTGGACTTAAAACAACTGAGGCAGCCTCAAATGTAAAGGTACATTTCATCAATGTTGGACAAGGAGATTCCATCCTTATTCAAACCGGTAACGAAAACGTTTTAATTGATGGCGGCGGTAAAGGAAAGGGCGACGAAGTTGTAGCCTACCTAAAAAAACAAAAGGTGAAAACACTTAATGCATTAGTATCCACTCACCCAGATGCGGATCATGTGGGCGGTCTGGCTTATGTGATTAAATCGCTTAATGTAAAATCTGTGTATGCCCCTAAAGTTTCTCATACTACCCAGGCATATAAAGACTTTTTAACTGCTGTTAAGCAGAAGAAGCTTACAATAAAAAAAGCTCAGACTGGCGTGGAAATCAACACTAAAGCTAAGGATAATTCCCTTAAATTCATTGCACCTGTTAAAGAATATGCCAAGTCTGACTTAAATAATTGGAGTGCAGTCCTTTTACTTAAACACGACAAAAAAACATTCTTGTTTACAGGTGATGCTGAAGAAAAATCAGAGACAGATATGCTGGCTAAAAAACTGGTACCAAGTGTGGATGTACTTAAAGTCGGCCATCATGGTGCAAAAACATCAACTAGTTCAGCATTCATTAACAAAACAAAACCGAAATACGCTGTAATCAGTGTAGGAAAAAATGGCTATGGGCATCCTACTTCCACTGTTATAAAACGGTTGAATTCAGTGAAGGCCAAAACTTATCGCACAGATAAATCAGGTAACATTATTTTTACTTCTACAGGTCAGAAAATTACTGTAAAGACGGTGAAATAA